Proteins found in one Sphingobium sp. V4 genomic segment:
- a CDS encoding 3-hydroxyacyl-CoA dehydrogenase NAD-binding domain-containing protein gives MQTIAFDIDADGIATLTIDVPDQSMNVIGPDFLSDLDAAITRIASEDAIKGAVIASGKDSGFMAGMDLKYFGSMLASEGGQRPAPAAIFDKVFVLNNLFRRLETGGKPVACAIEGTCVGGGFELALACHRRFVGDSPKTQLGLPEILIGLFPGGGGSQRLPRLMGVQAALMYMLQGKLFRPAEAAMLKVVDQVVPQGTAVAAAREWVKANPDAGTQPWDVKSFKVPGGAGGFNPAFVQTMAGALPMTLKQTQRNMNAPIALLSAVYEGITLPMDRAIRIESKYFAKVAADPQASNMIRTLFVNKQAAERGARRPKDEPKAPTRKLAMLGAGMMGAGIATVAAQAGIEVVLFDRDQAYAEKGKAHVEEVLKKRLGKGMTPEKMAETLARVTPTTDYAALAGADFVIEAVFEDVAIKAEVTKKVEEVLGADTIFGSNTSTLPITKLARAWSRPENFIGVHFFSPVEKMPLVEIILGEKTGPAAIAKALDFVAQIKKTPIVVHDSRGFYTSRSFGTYVQEGAELVGEGVNPALIENAGKQLGMPTGPLAVSDEVSIELGVKIMTAAKKELGDAYVPQGSDDIMVRMVEAGRLGRKNGKGWYDYPEGGKKHLSPVLEEMFPRAAEQPDVEAVKERLLYRQLIECARCFEEGVLETPEDGDIGAIFGWGFAPYTGGPFSHMDTVGIAHVVAVLDRLAAAHGPRFAPTAQLREMAANGATFYRPVPSRAAA, from the coding sequence ATGCAGACCATTGCATTCGACATCGATGCCGACGGCATCGCCACCCTGACCATCGACGTTCCGGACCAGTCGATGAACGTCATCGGCCCCGATTTTCTCTCCGATCTCGACGCCGCGATCACGCGCATCGCGTCGGAGGACGCCATCAAGGGCGCGGTCATCGCGTCGGGCAAGGACAGCGGCTTCATGGCCGGCATGGACCTTAAATATTTCGGATCGATGCTGGCGAGCGAGGGCGGGCAGCGCCCTGCCCCGGCGGCCATCTTCGACAAGGTTTTCGTGCTGAACAATCTGTTCCGCCGGCTCGAAACCGGCGGCAAGCCGGTCGCCTGCGCGATCGAGGGCACCTGCGTGGGCGGCGGGTTCGAGCTGGCGCTGGCCTGCCATCGCCGTTTCGTCGGCGACAGCCCCAAGACCCAGCTGGGCCTGCCCGAAATATTGATCGGCCTGTTCCCCGGCGGCGGCGGGTCGCAGCGGCTGCCGCGCCTGATGGGGGTGCAGGCCGCGCTGATGTACATGCTTCAGGGCAAGCTGTTCCGTCCGGCCGAGGCCGCGATGCTCAAGGTGGTCGATCAGGTAGTGCCGCAGGGCACGGCCGTCGCGGCGGCGAGGGAATGGGTGAAGGCCAATCCCGATGCCGGCACCCAGCCATGGGACGTGAAGAGCTTTAAGGTGCCCGGCGGCGCCGGCGGCTTCAACCCGGCCTTCGTCCAGACGATGGCGGGCGCGCTGCCGATGACGCTCAAGCAGACCCAGCGCAACATGAATGCGCCGATCGCTTTGCTGTCCGCTGTCTATGAAGGCATCACCCTGCCGATGGACCGGGCAATCCGGATCGAGAGCAAATATTTTGCCAAGGTCGCCGCCGATCCACAGGCGAGCAACATGATCCGCACCCTGTTCGTCAACAAGCAGGCCGCCGAACGCGGCGCGCGCCGCCCCAAGGACGAACCGAAGGCGCCGACCAGGAAACTTGCCATGCTGGGCGCGGGCATGATGGGGGCCGGGATCGCCACCGTCGCGGCGCAGGCGGGGATCGAGGTCGTGCTGTTCGACCGCGATCAGGCCTATGCCGAGAAGGGCAAGGCGCATGTCGAGGAGGTGCTGAAGAAGCGCCTCGGCAAGGGCATGACCCCGGAGAAAATGGCGGAGACGCTGGCCCGCGTGACGCCGACCACCGACTATGCCGCGCTCGCCGGAGCGGATTTCGTGATCGAGGCGGTGTTCGAGGATGTCGCGATCAAGGCGGAAGTCACGAAGAAGGTCGAGGAGGTGCTGGGCGCAGACACCATCTTCGGCTCCAACACTTCCACCCTGCCCATCACGAAGCTGGCGCGGGCATGGAGCAGGCCCGAGAATTTCATCGGCGTCCACTTCTTCTCACCCGTCGAGAAGATGCCGCTGGTGGAGATCATCCTGGGCGAAAAGACCGGCCCCGCCGCCATCGCCAAGGCGCTGGACTTCGTCGCCCAGATCAAGAAGACGCCGATCGTCGTGCATGACAGCCGCGGTTTCTACACCTCGCGCAGCTTCGGCACCTATGTGCAGGAAGGCGCGGAACTGGTGGGCGAAGGCGTCAACCCGGCGCTGATCGAAAATGCCGGCAAGCAATTGGGGATGCCGACCGGGCCGCTGGCCGTCAGCGACGAGGTGTCGATCGAACTGGGCGTCAAGATCATGACCGCCGCGAAGAAGGAACTGGGCGACGCCTATGTCCCGCAGGGGTCGGACGACATCATGGTCAGGATGGTCGAGGCCGGGCGGCTGGGCCGCAAGAACGGCAAGGGCTGGTACGACTATCCCGAAGGCGGCAAGAAGCATCTGTCCCCGGTGCTGGAGGAGATGTTCCCCCGCGCAGCCGAGCAGCCCGATGTCGAGGCGGTCAAGGAACGGCTGCTCTATCGCCAGCTGATCGAATGCGCCCGCTGTTTCGAGGAAGGCGTGCTGGAGACGCCGGAGGATGGCGACATCGGCGCGATCTTCGGGTGGGGCTTCGCGCCCTACACCGGCGGCCCGTTCAGCCATATGGACACGGTCGGCATCGCCCATGTCGTGGCCGTACTGGACCGGCTGGCGGCGGCGCATGGTCCCCGCTTCGCACCCACAGCACAGCTGCGGGAGATGGCGGCCAACGGCGCGACCTTCTATCGCCCCGTTCCGTCCCGCGCCGCAGCATGA
- a CDS encoding aminotransferase class I/II-fold pyridoxal phosphate-dependent enzyme, with protein sequence MVAEIDPFHAIAISREAHALEAQGRSILHMEFGQPSTGAPAAAIAVAHQVLDTEPMGYWESTALKERIARHYAERHGVAIDPEQILLTCGASPGLVLALTSLFAPGARVATARPGYVAYRNNLKALYLEPVEIACGPAERYQISADALVALDPPPEGLILASPANPTGTIIPADELAAIARVCADRGIRIISDEIYHGLSFGEAARSMLEFAADAIVVNSFSKYYSMAGWRLGWIVVPPDLIDVARARMGNLFLTPPVLAQRAGLTAFDCAEELDGHVATYRRNRQLLLDALPALGLASIAPPDGAFYIYADISHLTNDSLSFCQKLLRETGVATAPGIDFDPVDGHRFIRFSFAVSTDRIEDAIARMIPWFQAQGGR encoded by the coding sequence ATGGTTGCCGAAATCGATCCCTTCCACGCCATCGCCATCAGCCGCGAGGCCCACGCACTTGAAGCACAAGGCCGCTCCATCCTGCACATGGAGTTCGGCCAGCCATCGACCGGGGCACCCGCCGCCGCCATCGCCGTGGCGCATCAGGTACTCGACACCGAACCCATGGGCTATTGGGAAAGCACCGCGCTGAAAGAACGGATCGCGCGGCATTATGCCGAGCGGCATGGCGTCGCCATCGACCCGGAACAGATATTGCTGACGTGCGGCGCGTCGCCCGGACTGGTGCTGGCGCTGACCAGCCTGTTCGCGCCCGGTGCCCGCGTCGCCACCGCGCGGCCCGGCTATGTCGCCTATCGCAACAATTTGAAGGCGCTCTATCTGGAGCCGGTCGAAATCGCCTGTGGCCCGGCGGAACGCTATCAGATCAGCGCCGATGCGCTGGTCGCGCTCGATCCCCCGCCAGAAGGGCTGATCCTCGCCAGCCCGGCCAATCCCACCGGCACCATCATCCCGGCGGACGAACTGGCGGCCATTGCCAGGGTCTGCGCGGATCGCGGCATCCGTATCATTTCCGATGAAATCTATCATGGCCTCAGCTTCGGCGAAGCGGCGCGCTCGATGCTGGAGTTCGCGGCCGACGCGATCGTCGTGAACAGCTTCTCCAAATATTACAGCATGGCTGGCTGGCGGCTGGGCTGGATCGTCGTGCCGCCCGACCTGATCGACGTGGCGCGGGCACGGATGGGCAACCTGTTCCTGACGCCGCCGGTGCTGGCGCAGCGCGCAGGACTGACCGCCTTCGACTGCGCCGAGGAACTGGATGGGCATGTCGCAACCTATCGGCGAAATAGACAGTTGCTGCTCGACGCGCTGCCCGCGCTCGGCCTCGCCAGCATCGCGCCGCCCGACGGCGCCTTCTACATCTATGCCGACATCAGCCATCTGACCAATGACAGCCTGAGCTTCTGCCAGAAGCTGCTGCGCGAAACCGGGGTGGCCACCGCGCCGGGGATCGATTTCGATCCGGTCGACGGCCACCGCTTCATCCGCTTCAGCTTCGCCGTGTCGACCGATCGGATCGAGGATGCGATCGCGCGGATGATCCCCTGGTTCCAGGCGCAGGGCGGGCGTTAA
- the rpsD gene encoding 30S ribosomal protein S4, giving the protein MSKRTSAKYKLDRRMGENIWGRPKSPVNKREYGPGQHGQRRKGKMSDYGIQLRAKQKLKGYYGDITEKQFKKNYFEASRMKGDTGQNLIGLLERRLDAVVYRAKFAPTIFSARQIVSHGHIYVNGVKCNIASRLVKPGDEITLGKKAQEMALVLEAQSLPERDIPDYVSPDGATKVTYVRVPTLDEVPYPVKMEPNLVVEFYSR; this is encoded by the coding sequence ATGTCGAAGCGCACAAGCGCCAAGTACAAGCTCGACCGCCGCATGGGCGAGAATATTTGGGGTCGCCCGAAGAGCCCGGTCAACAAGCGTGAATATGGTCCCGGTCAGCACGGCCAGCGCCGCAAGGGCAAGATGTCCGACTATGGCATTCAGCTGCGCGCCAAGCAGAAGCTGAAGGGCTATTATGGCGACATCACCGAAAAGCAGTTCAAGAAGAACTATTTCGAAGCCAGCCGCATGAAGGGCGACACCGGCCAGAACCTGATCGGCCTGCTGGAGCGCCGCCTGGACGCCGTCGTCTACCGCGCCAAGTTCGCGCCGACCATCTTCTCGGCCCGCCAGATCGTCTCGCACGGCCACATCTATGTGAATGGCGTGAAGTGCAACATCGCGTCGCGTCTGGTGAAGCCGGGCGACGAAATCACCCTGGGCAAGAAGGCGCAGGAAATGGCGCTGGTCCTGGAAGCACAGAGCCTGCCCGAGCGCGACATTCCCGACTATGTGTCGCCGGACGGCGCCACCAAGGTCACCTATGTCCGCGTTCCGACGCTGGACGAAGTGCCCTACCCGGTGAAGATGGAACCGAACCTGGTCGTCGAATTCTATTCGCGCTGA
- a CDS encoding chorismate mutase: MNPDSYSSMAQVRAGVDEIDRQLVALLDLRFAHMRAAARIKPDRGAVRDEARKAQVISNARAEAERLGAPGDVIADLWEQLVEASIAYELAEFDRTRG, from the coding sequence ATGAACCCCGATAGCTATAGCAGCATGGCGCAGGTGCGCGCCGGTGTCGACGAGATCGACCGCCAGCTCGTCGCCCTGCTCGACCTGCGTTTCGCCCATATGCGCGCCGCCGCGCGGATCAAGCCCGATCGCGGTGCCGTCCGTGACGAAGCGCGCAAGGCGCAGGTGATCTCCAACGCCCGCGCGGAGGCCGAACGGCTCGGCGCGCCCGGCGATGTCATAGCCGACCTGTGGGAGCAACTGGTCGAAGCGTCCATCGCCTATGAGCTGGCCGAGTTCGACCGGACGCGGGGCTGA
- the pgl gene encoding 6-phosphogluconolactonase encodes MPTEHLFATGAEAAADIATRIATILADAVATRGLAGIAVSGGRSPRPVLEALSAADLDWSRVVVTLVDERWVAPDSPDSNERLVRETLLQGPAAAARFVPMKNDAGDAYAGQPAVEAAFAELPWPLDVILLGMGDDGHTASLFPEGKELTDGLASKALTIAATPPAAPHQRMSLTAHGILRSRHVFLQIGGAGKKAVYDRALAGGAVEELPIRLALLQDKVPVEVWIAEG; translated from the coding sequence ATGCCGACCGAACATCTTTTCGCCACCGGGGCCGAGGCCGCCGCCGACATCGCAACGCGCATCGCCACGATCCTGGCCGACGCCGTCGCGACGCGCGGGTTGGCCGGCATCGCCGTGTCGGGTGGCCGATCTCCCCGGCCGGTTCTGGAGGCGCTGAGCGCGGCCGATCTCGACTGGAGCAGGGTCGTCGTGACCCTGGTCGACGAACGCTGGGTCGCCCCCGACAGCCCGGACAGCAACGAGCGGCTGGTACGCGAGACATTATTGCAGGGACCGGCGGCAGCGGCGCGGTTCGTGCCGATGAAGAATGACGCGGGGGACGCCTATGCGGGCCAGCCCGCGGTCGAGGCGGCCTTTGCCGAACTGCCCTGGCCGCTCGACGTCATCCTGCTGGGCATGGGCGATGACGGCCATACCGCCTCGCTCTTCCCCGAAGGCAAGGAACTGACGGACGGATTGGCGAGCAAGGCGCTGACCATAGCAGCCACGCCCCCGGCTGCCCCGCACCAGCGAATGTCGCTGACGGCGCACGGCATTCTTCGGAGCCGCCATGTCTTCCTCCAGATCGGCGGCGCGGGCAAGAAAGCGGTCTATGATCGCGCGCTGGCGGGCGGTGCCGTGGAGGAATTGCCGATCCGGCTGGCGCTGTTGCAGGACAAGGTACCGGTCGAGGTCTGGATCGCGGAAGGCTAA
- a CDS encoding acetyl-CoA C-acetyltransferase: MEAYIYDAVRTPRGRGKADGSLHEITPIQLATQVLEAVRDRSRIDTADVDDVILGCVSPVGEQGADIARAAVLNADYAQTVPGVQINRFCASGLEAVNIAAAKVYSGEAMFAIGGGVESMSRVPMASDGGAIAMDPAVAYKTYFAPQGIGADVIATKFGISRDDADAYAIESQKRAKQAWDEGRFAKSIVPVKDVIGQVVLDHDEHMRPDATMQSLGALKPSFTALGEEMPGFDTVALLRYPELERVNHIHHAGNSSGIVDGAAAVLVGNREMGEKYGLKPRARIRAMASIGSEPLIMLTGPEFVAGKLLARAGMSAADIDLWELNEAFASVVLRYMQAMDLDHSKINVNGGAIAMGHPLGATGAMVLGTALDELERSGKGTALINLCVGAGMGTGIIIERF; encoded by the coding sequence ATGGAAGCCTATATCTACGACGCCGTCAGGACGCCCCGTGGCCGGGGCAAGGCCGACGGGTCGCTGCACGAGATCACCCCTATCCAACTGGCGACACAGGTACTCGAAGCGGTGCGCGACCGCAGCCGGATCGACACTGCAGATGTCGATGACGTCATTCTGGGCTGCGTCAGCCCGGTGGGCGAACAGGGAGCGGACATAGCCCGCGCAGCCGTTCTGAACGCCGATTATGCGCAGACCGTGCCGGGCGTACAGATCAACCGCTTCTGCGCATCTGGCCTTGAAGCCGTCAACATTGCTGCTGCCAAGGTGTATTCCGGCGAAGCGATGTTCGCGATCGGCGGCGGCGTCGAATCGATGAGCCGCGTGCCGATGGCGTCGGACGGCGGCGCAATCGCGATGGACCCGGCAGTCGCCTACAAGACCTATTTCGCGCCGCAGGGCATTGGCGCGGATGTCATCGCAACCAAGTTCGGCATCAGCCGCGACGATGCCGACGCCTATGCGATCGAAAGCCAGAAGCGCGCCAAGCAGGCCTGGGACGAAGGGCGCTTCGCCAAGTCGATCGTGCCGGTGAAGGACGTGATCGGCCAGGTCGTGCTCGATCATGACGAGCATATGCGCCCCGATGCGACCATGCAGTCGCTGGGGGCGCTGAAGCCCAGTTTCACCGCACTGGGCGAGGAGATGCCGGGCTTCGACACCGTCGCCCTGCTGCGCTATCCCGAGCTGGAAAGGGTCAACCATATCCACCACGCCGGCAACAGCAGCGGCATCGTCGATGGCGCGGCCGCCGTGCTGGTCGGCAACAGGGAGATGGGCGAGAAATATGGGCTGAAGCCCCGCGCCCGGATCAGGGCGATGGCCTCGATCGGGTCGGAGCCCCTGATCATGCTGACCGGGCCGGAATTCGTCGCGGGCAAGCTGCTCGCCCGTGCGGGCATGAGCGCCGCCGACATCGACCTGTGGGAACTGAACGAGGCGTTCGCCTCGGTGGTGCTGCGCTATATGCAGGCGATGGACCTGGATCATAGCAAGATCAACGTCAATGGCGGCGCGATCGCCATGGGCCATCCGCTGGGCGCGACCGGGGCGATGGTGCTGGGCACCGCGCTCGACGAACTGGAGCGGAGCGGCAAGGGCACCGCGCTCATCAACCTGTGCGTCGGCGCGGGCATGGGCACCGGCATCATCATCGAGCGCTTTTGA
- a CDS encoding alpha/beta fold hydrolase — protein MARYSRAAVLGLFAAGVAPGALAQGQPDALAKAFGARETVISASLSPDGQKIALIAAGTGRTTRAYVLDAKEGAEPAAVAAASGKPEYLDRCDWVSNDRLACNIGGERRVGDEVFGFSNIFAVDAAGGNIIPLNRLHTSLYGGDIIDLLPNEDGAVLMARPDSGGLGVERIDTRTGKGKRVEQPEAMATEYISDGRGVVRVVGFQENKGSGYAKGTFRYLYRPLGKSDWSRLGIYDSRDRSGFSPAAVDADKNIVYGYERFDGRLALVSLALDAGQEKKLVFAHPRVDVSNLVTVGRDRRVVGVRYVEERSEVVYFDEKIKTLAGSLSKALGGKAVHIGDMSADGQRVLVWAGSDVDPGQYYLFDRAARKLSPVMPDRPELAGRALVAMQSITYRASDGTMIPAYLTLPLGKETAKGLPAIVMPHGGPQARDEWGFDWMVQYYAARGFAVIQPQFRGSYGFGEEWVLNNGFKSWRVAVGDVADAGRWLVSEGIADPARLTIAGWSYGGYAALQAQALDPILFKAVVAVAPVTDLGDMSRRRRVWSDYFLQKDYLGSGKTAEDASPSNHAAEFRAPVLMFHGTDDNNVDISQARIMQGKLEGAGKRSQLVIYDGLTHNLNDSDARADLLQKSADFLLAAGK, from the coding sequence ATGGCACGATATTCCAGGGCGGCCGTGCTCGGGCTTTTTGCGGCGGGCGTCGCACCGGGCGCGCTGGCGCAGGGGCAGCCCGATGCGCTGGCCAAGGCATTTGGCGCGCGCGAGACGGTGATCTCCGCCAGCCTCTCGCCCGACGGCCAGAAGATCGCGCTGATCGCGGCGGGGACGGGGCGGACGACACGCGCCTATGTGCTGGACGCGAAGGAGGGGGCGGAGCCGGCGGCGGTCGCAGCTGCCAGCGGCAAGCCGGAATATCTCGACCGCTGCGACTGGGTCTCCAATGATCGTCTGGCCTGCAATATCGGCGGGGAAAGGCGGGTTGGTGATGAGGTCTTTGGTTTCAGCAACATCTTTGCGGTCGATGCCGCAGGTGGCAATATCATTCCGCTAAACCGATTGCACACCAGTTTATATGGCGGTGATATCATTGACCTTTTGCCGAACGAGGATGGCGCGGTGTTGATGGCAAGACCCGACTCTGGCGGCCTTGGCGTCGAACGCATTGATACGCGGACGGGCAAGGGCAAGCGGGTTGAACAGCCTGAAGCCATGGCAACCGAATATATCTCGGATGGACGCGGTGTAGTGCGTGTCGTCGGCTTTCAGGAAAACAAGGGTTCAGGTTATGCAAAGGGGACTTTCCGCTATCTTTATCGGCCGCTAGGCAAATCTGACTGGAGCAGGCTTGGCATTTATGACTCGAGAGATCGGAGCGGCTTTTCGCCCGCTGCGGTCGATGCCGACAAGAATATCGTCTATGGCTATGAGCGCTTCGATGGACGACTGGCATTGGTCAGTCTGGCGCTGGACGCTGGTCAGGAAAAGAAACTCGTGTTCGCTCATCCACGAGTGGACGTCAGCAATCTGGTGACTGTGGGTCGCGACCGCCGGGTCGTGGGCGTCCGATATGTTGAGGAACGGAGCGAGGTCGTCTATTTCGACGAAAAGATAAAAACATTGGCAGGGTCACTTAGCAAGGCGCTGGGCGGCAAGGCCGTGCATATCGGTGACATGAGCGCCGACGGGCAGCGGGTGCTGGTCTGGGCCGGCAGCGATGTCGATCCGGGACAATATTATCTGTTCGATCGCGCCGCGCGTAAATTGTCGCCGGTCATGCCCGACCGTCCCGAACTGGCCGGCCGGGCGCTCGTGGCGATGCAGTCGATCACTTACAGGGCGAGTGACGGGACGATGATCCCTGCTTACCTTACTCTGCCGCTGGGCAAGGAGACGGCCAAGGGCCTTCCCGCCATCGTCATGCCCCATGGTGGTCCCCAGGCCCGCGACGAATGGGGCTTCGACTGGATGGTGCAATATTATGCCGCGCGCGGCTTCGCCGTCATCCAGCCCCAGTTTCGTGGCTCTTACGGCTTTGGTGAGGAATGGGTGCTGAACAATGGCTTTAAGTCGTGGCGTGTCGCCGTGGGCGACGTTGCCGACGCCGGACGCTGGCTGGTGTCGGAAGGGATTGCCGATCCCGCACGGTTGACCATCGCGGGCTGGTCTTATGGCGGCTATGCCGCGCTCCAGGCGCAGGCGCTCGATCCGATCCTGTTCAAGGCGGTGGTCGCGGTCGCGCCGGTCACGGATCTGGGTGACATGAGCCGGCGGCGGCGGGTGTGGTCGGACTATTTCCTGCAGAAGGATTATCTGGGGTCGGGCAAGACGGCCGAGGACGCCTCGCCGTCCAATCACGCCGCCGAATTTCGCGCGCCGGTGCTGATGTTCCACGGCACCGACGACAATAATGTCGACATCAGCCAGGCGCGGATCATGCAGGGCAAGCTGGAGGGCGCGGGCAAGCGTAGCCAACTCGTCATCTATGACGGCCTGACCCACAATCTAAACGACAGCGATGCGCGCGCCGACCTGCTCCAGAAGAGCGCCGACTTTCTGCTGGCCGCAGGAAAATGA
- the galE gene encoding UDP-glucose 4-epimerase GalE, with translation MSKPTVLVTGGAGYIGSHAVLALKDAGYGVVVIDNLVTGFRWAVPDGVAFVQGDIADQPLVQATLRDHDVKAIMHFAGSVVVPESVENPLKYYHNNSAKTRDLIESAVATGVPHFIFSSTAATYGIPEESPVRETTPQRPINPYGMSKLMTEYMLRDVAAAHPINFCALRYFNVAGADPAGRTGQSTAGATHLIKVAVEAALGKRSHVSVFGTDFDTTDGTGVRDYIHVTDLAAAHVLALEALIAKPDQNYLLNCGYGRGFSVLEVLDAVDRVTNMTIDRKLEGRRAGDPDSLISDNRAIMAEFPWEPRYADLEQIVTHALAWERKLGELQGA, from the coding sequence ATGAGCAAGCCTACGGTCCTGGTTACGGGCGGCGCCGGCTATATTGGCAGCCATGCGGTGCTGGCGCTGAAGGACGCCGGTTATGGCGTGGTCGTGATCGACAATCTGGTCACGGGCTTTCGCTGGGCGGTGCCCGACGGCGTCGCCTTCGTGCAGGGGGACATTGCCGACCAGCCGCTGGTGCAGGCGACATTGCGCGATCATGATGTGAAGGCGATCATGCATTTCGCCGGGTCGGTCGTGGTGCCGGAATCGGTCGAGAACCCGCTCAAATATTATCACAACAACAGCGCCAAGACCCGCGACCTGATCGAGAGCGCGGTCGCAACGGGCGTGCCGCATTTCATCTTCTCCTCCACCGCCGCGACCTATGGCATCCCCGAGGAAAGCCCGGTCCGGGAAACGACGCCGCAGCGGCCGATCAATCCCTATGGCATGTCGAAGCTGATGACAGAATATATGCTGCGCGACGTGGCCGCGGCGCATCCGATCAACTTCTGTGCGCTGCGATACTTCAATGTTGCGGGGGCGGACCCCGCAGGCCGCACCGGGCAGTCGACGGCGGGCGCGACGCACCTCATCAAGGTCGCGGTCGAGGCGGCGCTGGGCAAGCGCAGCCATGTATCGGTGTTCGGCACCGATTTCGACACGACCGACGGCACCGGCGTGCGCGACTATATCCATGTCACCGACCTCGCGGCCGCCCATGTGCTGGCGCTGGAGGCGCTGATCGCGAAGCCCGATCAGAATTACCTGCTCAACTGCGGCTATGGCCGGGGCTTCTCCGTGCTGGAGGTGCTGGACGCCGTCGATCGCGTCACCAACATGACCATCGACCGCAAGCTGGAAGGCCGTCGTGCCGGCGACCCAGATTCGCTGATTTCGGACAATCGCGCGATCATGGCGGAATTCCCCTGGGAACCCCGCTATGCCGACCTGGAGCAGATCGTCACCCACGCCCTCGCCTGGGAACGCAAGCTCGGCGAATTGCAGGGCGCATGA
- a CDS encoding YbaK/EbsC family protein — MSEASVRAFFGEKAPDVAIIDQGVSTATVIEAAAALGVEPARIAKTLSLRVGERIVLVCARGDARLSNGKAKAALGARPRMLGGHEVEEITGHPVGGVCPFGLATPLPVYCDVSLKDFATVFPAAGSRTTSVELTPDRLAALTGAQWIDICTLPETVE; from the coding sequence ATGAGTGAGGCGAGCGTTCGCGCCTTCTTTGGAGAAAAAGCGCCCGATGTGGCGATCATCGACCAGGGCGTCAGCACCGCGACGGTGATCGAGGCGGCCGCCGCGCTGGGCGTGGAGCCGGCGCGGATCGCCAAGACATTGTCGCTGCGCGTGGGGGAGAGGATCGTGCTTGTCTGCGCGCGGGGCGACGCGCGGCTGTCCAATGGCAAGGCCAAGGCCGCGCTGGGCGCCAGGCCCCGGATGCTGGGCGGGCACGAGGTGGAAGAAATTACCGGCCATCCGGTCGGCGGCGTGTGCCCCTTTGGCTTGGCGACGCCCCTGCCCGTCTATTGCGACGTGTCGCTCAAGGACTTCGCCACCGTGTTCCCGGCGGCGGGATCCCGCACCACGTCCGTCGAACTGACGCCCGACCGGCTCGCTGCCTTGACCGGAGCGCAATGGATCGACATCTGCACCCTTCCCGAAACCGTCGAGTGA
- a CDS encoding metallophosphoesterase family protein, producing the protein MRIAVLSDIHGNLAALDAVLADIGRRGVDRIVNLGDILSGPLFPCETADRLMAMNLPTIRGNHERQLLTLAPERMGLSDRHADSLLQRHHRDWIAGLPERLWLTDEIVMVHGTPDSDLVYFLETIDGTVLRAATADEVEARAGGIAAPLILCGHTHVPRIHRRPGGGLVVNPGSVGLPAYRDDQPVPHRVETGSPHARYAIVARDASGWVAAIVAVAYDWEAAAQVAGARGRADWARALRTGRA; encoded by the coding sequence ATGCGTATCGCCGTCCTCTCCGACATCCATGGCAATCTGGCGGCACTTGACGCCGTGCTGGCGGACATCGGGCGGCGGGGCGTCGATCGCATCGTCAATCTGGGCGATATCCTTTCGGGTCCACTGTTCCCGTGCGAAACCGCCGACCGATTGATGGCCATGAACCTGCCGACCATCCGGGGCAATCATGAGCGGCAGTTGCTGACGCTCGCACCGGAGCGGATGGGGCTGTCGGATCGCCATGCCGATTCGCTCCTGCAGCGGCATCATCGCGACTGGATCGCCGGCTTGCCCGAACGGCTTTGGCTGACCGACGAGATAGTGATGGTCCATGGCACGCCCGACAGCGACCTCGTCTATTTCCTGGAAACGATCGACGGCACCGTGCTGCGCGCCGCGACGGCGGACGAGGTGGAGGCGCGGGCAGGGGGAATCGCTGCCCCGCTGATCCTGTGCGGCCACACCCACGTCCCGCGCATCCATCGCCGGCCGGGCGGCGGGCTGGTGGTCAATCCCGGCAGCGTGGGATTGCCCGCCTATCGGGACGACCAGCCCGTGCCGCACCGGGTGGAGACGGGGTCGCCCCACGCCCGCTATGCGATCGTGGCGCGGGACGCATCCGGCTGGGTGGCGGCGATCGTGGCGGTCGCCTATGACTGGGAGGCGGCAGCGCAGGTGGCCGGGGCGCGCGGCCGCGCCGACTGGGCAAGGGCGTTGCGTACCGGCAGGGCATAG